The following nucleotide sequence is from Vibrio sp. VB16.
GTTTTGCTTTTTCACTCAAAACTAAGAGAATCTTCAGCAAAATCGCGCCCCCAATGATAATTGCCGTCCCGACGAAACCAAGGAAATACCAACCAGCATCGCCTTCATTCTCACCAAGCAGCGTAAAGGCACCTGCGATGGTAAGGATAAGAGAAAACCACCAACCCATGACTAGTGTCCATTTCCAGCCATTCATACTAAGGCCGTAATCTTGCGCCCATAGCTTAGCTGACTGATAGATAAACACCTGCACGGCGCCAAGTACCATCCAAAAAATTGGATCTAAAATCGTTGATTGTGGAAACATTAGAATCCCTCCCAGTTACCGTCATAATCCCAGTCTTTATCAATGCCTTTGAAGAACTCTTCCGAACGCAACCATTCTGGAGGTTGGTGGTAGTTTGCTAATCGACCTCCATTATGTGGTGCGGCATAAGACTCTGCATCGGGATAATAAAAAAAGTTGTGCTGCATCGCTAATAATGCTTTTCGTGTTAATCCTGTCGGGTCTCGGGGATCCGCTTCTTTAACCAAAGTGTGGATCCAGTTATTACGCCGCGTATACGGACAGACGGCAATACAGACCCGACACCCTTGTTGACCATTAGAAGGCAATGACGACCACATGCGATAACAGCTATCTTGGTTGAACTCGAAGATCTTGTAGCCCCGTTGTATTGTATCGGGTTCGTCCGCTAAACTAATGGACCCACTTGGACAAGATGTCGCACAGATTTTACATTCATTACAGAAGTCTCGAACACCGATATCAATAGGCTTATCATGCTCAAATTCTAGGTCCGTGACCACACATGCTAGACGAATATTGGGCCCCACTTCTGGCGTTATCAAGCAACCGTTTCGAGCCGACTCTCCAAGCCCGGCTTTTATGGCTAGCGGCGGCAACGTCATTTCATAGTCCCCACCCGGAACCATGGCTCGCCCTGCCCAACCTAGACGATTTAAGAATACCTCTAATTTACCGGCGGCAAAACGCACTTCACTATAGGCTTCATAAGACGTACCGTAACCCGGTGCCGCGTACATGCCATCCCAACTCATTGGGACGCCAAGAATGATGACCGACTTCCAATGATCCGGGATTTTGTCGCCCCAGTTTTCGCCATCATTTTCAACACCACGCATGATATTTTTAAAGATGAAATCCGGATCAATGGCGGTGATACCAACGAAGCTACATCCCATTTGATGAGCCACCTTTTTAATCAATTTACTCGCATGAGCAGGTGTCTTAAATTCACGTTTTTTAATTATTGGTCGGTTTTCATTGACCTTATCTTCTTCACTCGTCAAACCCGAGCTTTTTAAACCAACACGACCTGCGGATGGGTCACCATATTGGTCATCATAGATGCTCTTAAAGTCAGCAACCGAAGGGTCACCATGAGGAGGAAGAGGCCAGTTGATCTCCACCCCATTTTGGCCATACATAGAGGCATTGTTAGCATGATCATAAGCATGGGCAATGACGAAGCGATCCATGTATTTATGTTGCATCTTTGCCGAGATAGCGCCCTGTTTAAATGCTTCGACGATCTCTGGCCAGCGTGCAGGAAATTTACGGTAGTAATTGACAACACGCTCATCTGGGCAGCTTTGCCACCCACCAGCAGGATCCCAACCACCTTGTATCGCACCACCGATCATGCCGAGGCGTTTGAACAAAAAGTCTTCCCTTTCTGGGCGTTGTTGTGTACCCACTTTAATCAATGTGGGCGCGATGTCGACCCGAAACGGTTCCCGGTCAAAGAACATGTCTTTTCCTGCTGCCGTTCTTCCCCAGCCTGTATCTTGATCTGGCTCTCGTCCTAACACAAAACCTGTCGCTGCTCCTACGCCGACGGTCGCCACCGCCGCGGTTGCGCCCCCCATCTTGAGGAAATCACGACGGCTTGGGTTCTCCGCTTTATCGTCTTTTTTCATTTAACTGCTTCCTTAAAGTAAGGGTAAACCGATGGATTACCCAATCACAATGGCCAAGTTCGTTCTGATTTCTGTATATTCGTTTGTGTATTGAACCCTCAGGTGGGGTGCGTTTGCTAATAGCTTGATATACGCGATCTCAGCTTCCTGCCAACGCTTAGCCTGATACAAAACAATAAATTTCGATTCGAGGGTTTGTGTATCAAATGGTTCAAGAGACAGCAGCTCATCCATATCGACCAGAGCGTCATTCCAGTTTTCTAGCTGTATATTTGAATTTCCACGGATATAGCGTAGGTCAATGGCTTTCGGGTAAGCCATCAGATAACGAGTAACCAGATCAACCGCTCTCTGATATTGTTTACGCTCATAACAAATCACGCACTCAAGTTCGTCCAACTCAAGAATGTTGTCACCGCATAACATGCGCGCTTTTTCAATATAGCTAGCGCTATCAACAAACCGTTTGGTTGCATTTAGACAGGCACACATCGTGAGATAACCGCCTGGGTTGTTTTTATCTATTGTGATAACTTGTCTAGCGTATTCAATGGCAGGTTCAAACTGTTCAAGTTGGTAGTAGAGGTAGGCAAGGTTCAATAAACTGCCTATATGTTTCGGGTCTTTTTCTAAGCTTTCCTTGTAAAAACCAGCTGCGCTTTTTGTATCCCCGCTGACACTGGAGCAGAACGCCAGATGAAAAAATGGTTCCGGTGATTCCGGGTTCTTTTCGCAGGCATTCATAAAGCATTGCTTAGCTTGATCAAGAATGCCGATCTGCATCAGAGCCCGGCCAAAGTTGATAAGATATTCGCTGCTTCCATCCATTTCTATCGGTTGCAATACCGTGAGCGCGAGTTCTGGTTGTTGATTACGCAGCAGAATTTCACTGGCGATCACTCTTATACCCATCGTCAGATTGGTTCTTGATCCATTGATATAAAAGCCTGTTACGCGTTTCTGAGCCTCTTGAATAAGCTGATTTTCATTATTATTTAATGTAGACACCATAAACTGCACTTCATTTTTCAATGAGTGTAGAGTCTCTTCAACCTTACGCTGCCACTCTTGTTTAGTGGCATCGATATCTAGAATGAGAAACAGTTCTTCTACCCAACTCGCCTTATTGTGGTCCATTCATTTTCTATCCCATATAACCTTATTATGAGTAGGGTATAGAATTAGGCTAAGGGCTAAAGGTAGAAATAGTAAGGTGGGGGATACAAATCAGCCGTTAGGGTTAACATTGATAAATATCAATTTATCTCGACGAGCGCATCTATAATAACAGGCAACCCATTGGCCTCAATACCGCGACCGCTATGCCATGAGGGGCTCCCTTCTACAACATTAATAAAGGCTCGTATCCATTCGCCATGAGAAACAATGACAATATCTGATTGAGAGGGATGCTTATCTAACTCTGACAGAAAGGAGCAAATACGCTGTTCAAAATCGGCTTCAGGTTCGAAACCGAACTCATTGCCTATTTTTTCTATATAGCGTTGGTGATAGGCCTGCCACTGTTTGCGTAGTTGATGATCTTGGTTGACTACTTTGCCTTCAAGCACACCAAATTTACGCTCGCGCAAGCGAGAATCCTGCGTAAACTCAATACCAATAAGATTCGCTATAATACGTGCTGACTCGCAAGCCCTCCCTAAGTCACTGGTGTACATAACAGGATAACGGAGCTTAGGGAGTTCTATTTGTTTAAGCTTGCTTATTGCGTCTTTGGTAAGATCGCTATTTCGGCAGCCTTGAATTCTTCTTTCCAAATTCCATTCTGTTTGCCCATGGCGGATCAATACAAACCTCAATATTCATCTCCAAACAACTCACCTTTAAACATTTTTTCCACCAACGGAAGGTTATAAGGAAAGTACCAATGGATATAAGAAGCGATAACCTTTTTATGTCTCCAAACAGGGTCAAGTTTGCGACCACGCTGTGAAACAGGCATACATAACTGTGGTTCCTTCGATTCCGTTTTAGAATAATGGAATGTATGGCCCCGCAACATCTGCTCTTTGGCTAACTCACCTTCAACCAAACCGAGGGCAGCCAACGACGATTGCATCTGCGAATCGGCATCCAGCACACCACACATTGATGCGGATTCCCCATCAATACCCGCCAACGTCTGGTTTAGATAAAGCATGCCACCACACTCTGCCACAATCGGCTTATCCGCCTCCACGTGGGCTCTAATCTGAGATTTCAGTTCGAGGTTTGATGATAATTCGTCAAGATATAACTCGGGATAACCGCCCGGCAGATAAAGCGAATCACACACAGGAAGAGACTCGCCATTGATAGGAGAAAAGAACGTAAGCGTGGCTCCAGATTCCTTTAGCAGATCGAGGTTCGCCTGATAGAGGAAGCTGAACGCCGTATCATACGCAATAGCGATAGTCGTCCCTTCTAGGCACGGTTCGACTCGGATTGGGGCCGTAGATGTAAACTCTCCAGCCGGTGGCAGTGGTATTTTTCCAGTCTGAGCGATCAATTCTGCCGCAAGGTCTAATCGCTCATCAAGGTCTTCCAATTCCTGCGCCTGAACCAAACCCAAATGCCTTTCTGGTAATGTAAGTCCGCTATTCTTGGGCAAATAACCACAAAATTCTAACGAATCTGGCAGCGACTCTTTGAGCATTTCGGCATGACCAGCAGAGCCAACTCGATTTGCAAAAACACCGAACATCTGAATATCGTCACGAAAATGAGCTAAACCGTATGCAACGGCACCAAACGTCTGAGCCATTGCACCAGCATCAATAACCGCCATCACGGGGATACCAAGTGTCGCGGCAATATCAGCGCTAGAACATTGACCGTCAAACATCCCCATAACCCCTTCTATCAGAATTAAATCGGCATCTTTAGCGGCTTCCGTCACCATTTGTTTACAGTGATCCTCACCACACATCCAAAAATCCAACTGGTACACCGGTTGACGAGAGGCAAACGAGAGGAAGTTCGGATCAATAAAATCAGGTCCGGTTTTAAATACCCTAACCTTCTTTCCTTGGTTGGTGAAATGGCGTGCTATGGCAGCAACAACAGTGGTTTTACCGCTGCCAGAGCTCGGCGCTGCAACAACTAATGCGGGGCAACTTTCTTTAATGACATTCATGATATTTATTCCTACAAATCCAGATCCGGCCAGAGTTTTTTTAGGTCAAGATGTTGCTCAATCGCATCAGCAACACGGTTGATACCGTCTTCTCTCATCTGAGCGAAATCACACCCTTTAGCTTCTTCTAATCCGGCCCATCGAAGAATGGCACCACAGGCATCAGGTGACTCAAAGATACCGTGCAGATAACTGCCAAACACTTGGTCTTCGAATCCCATCGCACCATCTTTACCATCCTCGAGTGTTAGCGGTGCATCTTCGGTCACGCCCTTGGTCTCTCCCGCGTGGATTTCGTAGCCAAACACCTCAACGCTCTCTTGGCCCGGAAGGGTCAAACTTCCTTTGGTCTGCTTGAGTTGTTTGGTCTCTTTGAGCTCTGTTTCCAATGGCAGAAAACCTAAACCCTTGCTGTCTCCGCATTCGCCCTCAATCCCTAACGGATCCGATATTTTTTCGCCTAGCATTTGGTATCCACCACAAACACCCATCACTTTCCCACCGAAGCGGAGGTGACGTTCAATCTGTTTGTCCCAACCTTGTTCTCGAAGATAGGCTAAATCACTGCGGACACTCTTTGAGCCCGGAATAATAATCAAGTCAGCCGCAGGCAAAGGTTGATGTTTGCCAACAAAGACAAGGTCGACATTAGGATGCATTCGCAATGGATCAAAATCGGTATGGTTACTGATACGTCGTAGGACAGGCACAACCACTTTTAACTGTGGTTCATCATTATTTAACTGGCTGACATCAATCGCGTCTTCAGCCTCTAACATCAATCCATGAAGATACGGCAATACCCCAATAACCGGTTTCCCGGTCTTTTCTTCCAGCCATTCCAAACCATTCACCAGAAGCGCAATATCCCCCCTAAAACGATTGATAACAAAACCAACCACTCGGTTTTGTTCTGACTCACTTAGCAATGCCAACGTGCCATATAGGTGTGCAAATACACCACCACGGTCAATATCTGCGACAATAATAACGGGAATATCGGCCTCTTCAGCAAAACCCATATTGGCAATATCGTGGTCGCGTAGGTTGATTTCAGCAGGGCTACCTGCCCCTTCAATAACGACGGTTTGGAACACACTTTGCAACCGATCAAACGACTGCATAACATACGGCATCATCTTAGGCTTAAAGTTATGATAGCCCTTTGCATCCATATCCGTTAATACCTTGCCATGCACAATAATCTGCGCACCGGTATCGGAATTAGGCTTCAACAGTACGGGGTTCATATCGGTTGTGGGTTCTACGCGACATGCATAAGCCTGAACCGCTTGAGCACGCCCTATCTCACCGCCGTCTGCGGTAACCGCACTGTTTAATGCCATATTTTGAGGTTTAAATGGGGCTACATTGACCCCTTTTCTGGCCAACACTCGGCAAAGTCCAGCAACCAGAACGCTTTTACCCGCGTCAGAGGTGGTTCCCTGAACCATTAACGCTTTAGAGCAAGACTGCATTTTTCTATCTCCTAGGGCCATTCTTTTTCCAGTAGGCTTATCTAAACCTCAGTAAACCAATGTGCAACCGCATTATCCATACTTTCTATTATTTCAGTCTGTGAGAGGCCGTGTTGTTCTGCAAAAACCAGACACGCTCCTAGACCACAGCCTTCAACGACATACCCTCTTTCGTACATCCGAATAGCGTCAAATTTTGACTGAAGAAAATCCACCTTTGGCGTGGTTAAACTGCACTCGTCCGGTAGCGCATTAGCGGCTATTTTCGAGTCGCGTGAATCAAGCATCCAACGAGTCGTCGCAACAGAAACATTCTTTGATTTAGTCTTACCATTCATGGCAATAACAGGGGCAAAGACCATTGTGCCTCCTGCAAAGTTAAGGCCGTTCAAATCGGCATTAAGCAGAGCACAACACGCTCGCTGAGTCGGATCTGAACATTCCATATTATTGATATAGCCACTCACATCGTTGCCCATTAATGCAGATTTATTCCATAAATCATCGACAGCTTGAGATTTTTTAATTAATTTTTCTGGGTCTTTAGTACTCCCCGAAAACCAGAGCGATTCGTCGAGCAAGCGTCGCAGCCAAAGCGTCGCAAATGTCGTACCACCTATTCCAGACTCCGCTATCAGATGTTCTTCCTTCTCAAGCGCTTGGCGACGAAGTTCCGGCACAAGAACCTGTTGAATTAGGGCCGACTCATCACCTGTTTGGCATGAATGAATGACCACGTCGTCCATGTTGCAGTCACTAAAATCTGGCACATTGTCCAAACCAAGCTGATAACAATGAAGACGTATTCTGAACCCTTTCTTTTGCAAAGCACTAAAAAGTCCATGGACCAATATCGCTGGAGTAACTGAACCATTACCCAACAAAGGAGAAGGCAAGTATTCACCATTTAAAAGGGTATTGGCTTTGCCACAAGCAATGAGCTCTGTATCTCTGGTTGGATGAAGCTGCATTAATCCTTCACCCGCACCAGCATCACTGATTAGATGCAGGTTAGGAACGGGTGCAACAGAATTCAAGGTAATGTAATTCAACCAAGTCATCGTTAATTTCCTTTCAGCGTTAATGGCAGTCCGGCGGTCACAAGGGTAACTTTTGGGATCTGCGCAGCAATGGCTTGATGAAGCCAACCTGCCTCATCAACAAATCGGCGATTCATCTCACCCATCGGAATAATACCGCAGCCTACCTCGTTACTGACCAGAATGACTTGCCCAGGTAAGGTCTTTAGCGTTTGAATAAATTCGGCTTTGATCTCTGCCCACTCTTTTGGTTGCTCACCAAACAGGCAATTACTCAACCAAAGCGTCAGGCAATCAACCAGTATACAGTTGCTATCATCGCTGTACTGCATTAGCGTTTCAGACAGGTCAAACGGCTCTTCAACAACCAGCCATTCAGACGGTCTTTGAATTTTGTGCATTTCTACCCGTTTCGCCATCTCTTGATCTCTGACTTCAGATGTCGCGATATAAATGACTCTTTTTCCACAGGCTTTAGCCTTGTTTTCCGCATAACTACTTTTACCAGACCGTGCACCACCAAGTACCAGTTCAACATCGGCGGTTTCGTCAGCATCTATAGCATTTATGCCGGTTTCTAACTCACTCATAGATAGGATCCTTGTTCCGTGCAACTACTCTATTTCTTGCCAAAAGAGATAACGCTGATTCCAGTTTTTTCCACTGGGTTTCATCCGCTGGCAGACCGAAGCGAAGCGCATTTTTCTCATCACAAAGGCGTGTTAGCACGTGTTGTTGGCAAAGAAAATCATGACACGCAGTCGCCTCATCTAGGTAAACGGTGATGAAGAGATCGGTAACCGATGTTCTATCATCAAGATATTGACCCAAAAGACCATTCAATCGAATGGATGCCGACTTGATACGGCGTGCCGCTTCTTTCTGCCATTGGAGATCGGATAGTGCCTTTTTCATCACCCAGCGAGCGGGGCCTGTAACTGTCCACGGACCAAGCAATGCTTCGAGTGACCCTTTAATGTTTTCCGACGCAAAAACAAACCCTACTCTGGCCCCCGCTAGCCCAAAAAATTTACCTACCGAGCGAAGAACAATCAGGCTACTCCGTTGCTCGTTAGTACTCAGCATCGATATCTCTGGTGTGCAGTCAGCGAATGCCTCATCAACGATAAGGTAGCCTTTTTTCTCTTGCATTTTTTGGCCGATTGCAACCAACATATCCTTAGGACTAAACTTGCCCGTCGGGTTATTGGGGTTAATTATCAATACCACGTCACTTTCTGCAACCTGTTGTTCCGACGGAAAACCATCATAAAACAGTACATTCCAGCGACATGAATCCTGCTCAAACTGTGTCCATGCATGTTGGTGTTCTTTGTAACCAACCCTTGGCAGCAATATTGTACCGCAGCGACCCATTTCTTTAGTAAGAACTGCGGGTAGAGAGACAATGGCGGCCTGAGATCCCGCGACAATAACTGGGTCAGAAAATCCGCCATAATAACGCCTAGCCGTCACTTCCAAACCATCATTATTTTGAGGGAGTTGGTTCCAAACAGAGAGAGGGATGTCGCCTACTGGATAGGTAAAAGGACTCACTCCCGTTGACAGGTCAATCCAACATTCTGGATCGGTACCATATTCAGCGGCTATCTTATTCAGATTGCCACCATGTTTAATCGCCATCAACTTACTCCTACGATGACACAAATTAACCAGAGATAACCGAGAGCAAAACTCCCACGTGAGACCAATCGATTGGCCGCAGGGATTGATTGCCATTGAGCCGGCTTGCCTATGCCCATCGGTTTTTTATCGTGCAGTACGCCATGATAATAGGTTGGTCCACCAATCATAACTTGTAACGCGCCAGCGCCAGCTGTCATCACGACGCCACCATTTGGGCTGCTGCACTGTTTTGCCTGTTCGCGCCAACACTGCATCGCACTGCTGAAGTTACCTTGAAACGCGTAAATCACCGCGGTAAGGCGAGCTGGAATCCAACCGAGAAGATCATCACTTTTTGCGCTAAAAAAACCAAAATTCAAATACTGTTTATTCTTGTAGCCCCACATAGCATCCAGCGTATTAGCAAGACGAAATAACACCGCTCCCGGTGCGCCAAAGATCAAGAACCAGAACATAGGGGCAAAAACAGCATCATTTCCATTCTCTAAGACAGACTCAATCGTTGAAGAGGTGATCTCTTTTTCAACCATTTTTTCGGTATTGCGGCTCACAATCATCGACACCTGATAGCGCGCCTGATCTATATCACCCGCTTTTAGTGGTCGATAGATATTCTGCGCATGTTCGATAAGACTTGTCCCACCGATTGTCAGGTATACCACTATCGCATTCAGCCCGAACCATAATGACAAAGATATCTGCGCGACCCATGACAAAAGAATATACGTCGTGGCCACAACGGGAATAACCGCCATTGTCCACGCAAGTACACCCTGCTGTTTTTCACTAATGAACGAACACGCCCGGCACGTCTTTTCAAGGCTATTTACCATGCGCCCAAAGCCGATCAATGGGTGGAACCGTTTTGGTTCTCCAAACCATCGATCCAACCACAAAGCAACCACAAGGATAACCGCACTAACTAACATGCTCTTCCCTACGGTCAACTCGACATTAGCGAGCAGGAAATCAGGCAACATCAGCGCGTTCTCGCGAACTCAATACGTCTGACATATCAATGAATTCAGGATAGTCGCTATTATCTAAAAGATACCCGTGCTGGATTGCCCACTGGCGAACTTCTTCGTTTAATGGAACCAATTGAGCGTTCTCCAATGCAATAGAATGGTGTGAAATGATGGATTTAAGTACCGCGATATCTTCTACTAATAACCAATCGACCATTGGAATCGTATAGCTAAGTGGCTCACTATTAACTCGTCCAACAAGATAGTATCGGTTTTTTTCACCAAACGCTTTCTCTTCATTTACCGTCAATGTTAACGCATTGTCAGACACTTTTTCTGCTTGAATACCAATATTCTTCAACGCACTTCTAACAAACCGGTTGTTACTACCCAATGGCATCGCGAACTTTCTGATGTCCCAACGATGTTCTTGTATTGCATTCCACCAAAGGTTAAACGAGGGCAAGTCGCCGAAAACGAGTTCCGGCGCCGTTGCTAGATAGTCTAGGTCTTCCTGATCGATCAACGAACTGACTCTGGCATTTTCGATCGCGATAACCTCTGCGCCCTTGTCACGTAAATAGGCCGTTTCTTCATACTGACCACAAACAAGCATCCTAACGCCAGTTAATGGCAGGCTATTTCTCCAGTTGAGTTCCTCAGCTTGGGCAACAACCTCACCAACAATCACTAAAGCCGGTCCCTTAAGCGTAGAATGATCGACTTTTTCAGCGATCGTACCCAGTGTGCCCGTAATACACTGATGATCAGCACTTGTCGCCGAACATATTAACGCGATGGGGGTATGCGAACTTCTGCCATTTTCGATAAGGTTTTGGGTATGCTGTGCCAGTTTTTTGGCGCCCATATAAAGCACTAATGTACCACCCGCTTGACCAAGTCTACTCCATGACGCAAGCGTCTCCGTATTTTTATGTCCGCTGACAAAGGTGACACTAGAAGCGATACCACCGCTTGTCAAAGGAAAACCGGAGTAAGAAGCCGCACCTAATGCTGCGGTAATACCCGGTATTATTTCATATGGAATGTCGTGTTGTTTTAGATCGCGACACTCTTCTGTTGTGCGACCAAAGATACACGGGTCACCCGCTTTAAGTCGAGCGACGCGTTTACCCGCTAACGCAAATTCCGTTACATCTGGGTGCATACCGTATTCAATATGGATACCTTGATAGCCGCGATAACCGACCTGATGCAACTGAACGTGCTCTGGAATAATGGAAAGAATTGCCGCGCTCACAAGCTTGTCATAACAAACCACATCACAGGTACTCAGCAACTGTTTTGCTCGGCAGGTAAGCAGCCCCGGATCGCCCGGACCGGCACCAATCAGATAGACTTTACCTTTCGTCATGTGACTCTCCCTTTACTGAGGTCTCTACTTCTAAAGCACGACGAGAAGAAGGCTCAACCACTTTCGCTTTACGGCATGCGTGTGAAAAGGTGGGATCGTACAGCTTAGAATCAACAAAATCGTCTATGGCAAATACCTTGCTGACAATAATCATGGCCGTTGAACGGATATTCGCGTCATGCATCTTGTCGGCGATGTCCGCTAAGGTGCCGCGAATAATGCGTTCCTCTGGGTGCGAGGCTTTTTCCACCACACAAACTGGCCAGTTTTGTGGATAAACGTCACTAAGTTCACGAACAACTTTTCTTATCAAGGTTGCGCTTAAAAACAAGCATAGCGTCGCTTCATGTCGAGCTAAAGACTTAAGATTCTCTTTGTCTGGTACCGGAGTACGACCAGAAGCACGTGAAAGAATAATCGTTTGGCACTCTTCTGGAAGCGTCAACTCCTGCCCCAAAGCCGCAGCAGATGCTTGAAAAGAAGACACACCGGGAATGACTTTCCAGTCGATACCTAGCACCTTAAGTCGGCGTGTTTGCTCAGCAAGGGAAGAATATATAGATAAATCCCCCGTCTGTACCCTTGCAACATCTTGTCCTTGCTCATGGGCGTCGGTATACACTTTGGTGATTTCATCCAGATCCATACTGGCAGAGTTGTACACTTTCGCCTCTGGATGGGCGCGTTCAATAACCGCTTTAGGAACCAAGCTTCCCGCATAAAGAATAACCGGACAGGTCTCTACTAGTTTTGCACCTTTTACAGTGATCAAATCTGGGTCACCCGGTCCGGCACCAATAAAATAAACGGTCATACGACTTCCTTACTGTTTTGTAGCATGTCTTTATCAAGAGATTGTTGCGGTTCAATGGAAGATATCTCCGTTGAAGCGTATTCAAGGGAGCGCCCCGGAGTTTGACCCTCTCGTGTCTCGCCATCTTCTAAAATGTATTTGTTCTTATAACCGCGAGGAGTCACTATCCAGTCCTTGAAACGATAACTGCTTTCATTCCCCACAATAACCGCCGCGTTCATTCCAAACTCAAGATCGGTAAAACTATCCAGCGTCGAAAGCTGCACACTCTGTTCATCTCGATAGGCCGCATTGACAACGGCCACAGGCGTGGTCGCTGGTCTGTGTTTAAGAATGATTCGTTGCGCTTCTACAATATGATTTTGACGTTTTTTCGACCTCGGATTATAAAAGGTAATCGCGAAATCAGCCATTGCTGCCGCTTCTATTCGACGAATAATCACCTCCCACGGGGTCAATAGATCGGACAGCGAAATCGTGCAACTGTCATGGCCTAACGGTGCACCGACTAACGACGCACAAGCATTGGCCGCGGTAATCCCGGGAATGGTTTCCACCTCAATATGAATCTGATGCGAAGAGAGCAGTTCAAACACGAGGGGCGCCATCGCATACATGCCAGCATCACCAGAGCAAACCAAGGCCACATTGCTACCTTCTTGAACCAGTTTAATGGCCGCATCGGCACGCTGCCACTCTTTGGTCATTCCTGTTCTTACCAGTGCCTGTTTGTTGATAAGCGAGGAGATAAGTTTCACATAGAGACCGTAGCCCACTATCACGTCGGCTTGTTTAATCACTTCCTGAGCGCGGATCGACATCAAGTCTACGCTTCCTGGTCCTAACCCCACCAAAGATAATTTAGCCACAGTTTGCCTCCTCGGCAGGTGTTATATTTTTCATAATTGGTTCGTCTCGTCCGCGCCTTCTATCTGCGCGAAATATTTATTGTCTATCACTTCAGAAAGCGGCCTGTTATTTGCCAACGCGTTAAACAACGCTTTCCATTCCTGTTCGGAAAACGCTTCGATACCTCGCAGCCAAAGCGCATTATTTTCAGAGGGCTCTTGGTTTTCAAAAGAAAGAGATCTGTCACTTCGCTGGTAGACCACCATTGTCGAACGATTGCGACAAGCGCCGGCACACATGGTTCTGCTTATTTTTATTCGCTGATCTCCAGTCGACAATCCCATCGCTTTCAATATTGATCGCAAGTCGTGTGCAAGATTTTTACTTCCGGCCTTGGCGCAGCGTTTGCCTTCACAGATCAAAATATGATGTTTATAGAACAGCATTGGCCGATCCAAATCCACATGCTTTGGCTTGCATTGATAGCCTTCTACCACTTCATTACCGTAAGCATTTACTTTGATCTCAGTGGCGTTTAACTCACTATCACCATGTCGAACTTCGCTGCCATGTTTTTTTTCACCAAACCAGTTCTTACGCTTATGCCTGACCAAAGATTCGGTAAATTCGCGGCGACAACACGCTATCGTCATGTTAAAACCATCTTGCTTGAATACCCATTTGGGCAC
It contains:
- a CDS encoding tetratricopeptide repeat protein, whose protein sequence is MDHNKASWVEELFLILDIDATKQEWQRKVEETLHSLKNEVQFMVSTLNNNENQLIQEAQKRVTGFYINGSRTNLTMGIRVIASEILLRNQQPELALTVLQPIEMDGSSEYLINFGRALMQIGILDQAKQCFMNACEKNPESPEPFFHLAFCSSVSGDTKSAAGFYKESLEKDPKHIGSLLNLAYLYYQLEQFEPAIEYARQVITIDKNNPGGYLTMCACLNATKRFVDSASYIEKARMLCGDNILELDELECVICYERKQYQRAVDLVTRYLMAYPKAIDLRYIRGNSNIQLENWNDALVDMDELLSLEPFDTQTLESKFIVLYQAKRWQEAEIAYIKLLANAPHLRVQYTNEYTEIRTNLAIVIG
- a CDS encoding cobyrinate a,c-diamide synthase; translation: MNVIKESCPALVVAAPSSGSGKTTVVAAIARHFTNQGKKVRVFKTGPDFIDPNFLSFASRQPVYQLDFWMCGEDHCKQMVTEAAKDADLILIEGVMGMFDGQCSSADIAATLGIPVMAVIDAGAMAQTFGAVAYGLAHFRDDIQMFGVFANRVGSAGHAEMLKESLPDSLEFCGYLPKNSGLTLPERHLGLVQAQELEDLDERLDLAAELIAQTGKIPLPPAGEFTSTAPIRVEPCLEGTTIAIAYDTAFSFLYQANLDLLKESGATLTFFSPINGESLPVCDSLYLPGGYPELYLDELSSNLELKSQIRAHVEADKPIVAECGGMLYLNQTLAGIDGESASMCGVLDADSQMQSSLAALGLVEGELAKEQMLRGHTFHYSKTESKEPQLCMPVSQRGRKLDPVWRHKKVIASYIHWYFPYNLPLVEKMFKGELFGDEY
- a CDS encoding 4Fe-4S dicluster domain-containing protein, which produces MKKDDKAENPSRRDFLKMGGATAAVATVGVGAATGFVLGREPDQDTGWGRTAAGKDMFFDREPFRVDIAPTLIKVGTQQRPEREDFLFKRLGMIGGAIQGGWDPAGGWQSCPDERVVNYYRKFPARWPEIVEAFKQGAISAKMQHKYMDRFVIAHAYDHANNASMYGQNGVEINWPLPPHGDPSVADFKSIYDDQYGDPSAGRVGLKSSGLTSEEDKVNENRPIIKKREFKTPAHASKLIKKVAHQMGCSFVGITAIDPDFIFKNIMRGVENDGENWGDKIPDHWKSVIILGVPMSWDGMYAAPGYGTSYEAYSEVRFAAGKLEVFLNRLGWAGRAMVPGGDYEMTLPPLAIKAGLGESARNGCLITPEVGPNIRLACVVTDLEFEHDKPIDIGVRDFCNECKICATSCPSGSISLADEPDTIQRGYKIFEFNQDSCYRMWSSLPSNGQQGCRVCIAVCPYTRRNNWIHTLVKEADPRDPTGLTRKALLAMQHNFFYYPDAESYAAPHNGGRLANYHQPPEWLRSEEFFKGIDKDWDYDGNWEGF
- a CDS encoding histidine phosphatase family protein, translated to MRFVLIRHGQTEWNLERRIQGCRNSDLTKDAISKLKQIELPKLRYPVMYTSDLGRACESARIIANLIGIEFTQDSRLRERKFGVLEGKVVNQDHQLRKQWQAYHQRYIEKIGNEFGFEPEADFEQRICSFLSELDKHPSQSDIVIVSHGEWIRAFINVVEGSPSWHSGRGIEANGLPVIIDALVEIN